From the Cryptomeria japonica chromosome 2, Sugi_1.0, whole genome shotgun sequence genome, one window contains:
- the LOC131051753 gene encoding heavy metal-associated isoprenylated plant protein 39-like, with amino-acid sequence MKKMVLQLTIEDEKRKRKALKVVAAVEGVDSVAVDMKEKKLTVIGEADPVFVTARLRKFGFNFADLQSVGPAKEEKKEEKKEEKNPENPTVVYVQRPYYNDYSFANDENPNACTIC; translated from the exons ATGAAG AAAATGGTGTTACAATTGACGATTGAGGatgagaaaagaaagaggaaggccCTCAAAGTGGTTGCGGCGGTGGAAG GGGTGGATTCTGTGGCTGTGGACATGAAAGAAAAAAAGTTGACTGTAATTGGGGAAGCAGACCCTGTGTTTGTCACCGCAAGACTGAGGAAATTCGGGTTTAATTTTGCTGACCTGCAGAGCGTTGGGCCTGCCAAGgaggagaaaaaggaggagaagaaagaagagaaaaatccagAGAACCCAACAGTTGTGTATGTTCAGAGGCCTTATTATAATGATTACAGTTTTGCTAACGATGAGAATCCTAACGCCTGTACCATCTGCTGA